Proteins from a single region of Aminivibrio sp.:
- a CDS encoding DNA-binding protein, translating to MLTENIVTVSGTLHLIRVEAGAGKPKKYIPFSVRQDTPGTDGSVRKDFLLARIYDPRIQEEMKNLKEGVPVRVHGDVRSSLGSGEMYINVTAIEVLV from the coding sequence ATGCTGACGGAGAACATCGTGACGGTTTCGGGGACGCTCCATCTGATCCGCGTCGAGGCAGGCGCCGGCAAGCCGAAGAAATACATACCCTTTTCGGTGCGCCAGGACACGCCGGGGACGGATGGGAGCGTCAGAAAGGACTTTCTTCTCGCCAGGATTTATGATCCCCGCATCCAGGAAGAAATGAAGAACCTGAAGGAAGGGGTGCCTGTAAGAGTGCATGGGGATGTGCGCTCATCCCTGGGAAGCGGCGAGATGTACATCAACGTGACCGCCATCGAAGTTCTGGTTTAA